In bacterium, the sequence GATATACGGATTGATTATTGCTATTATGATTCTTGGCCGTGTGTAAGGAGATTTAATTTATGCGTTTTTATGTGATCGGCGATGAGGAGACAGTAATTGGTTTTCGTCTGGTCGGCATCAGCGGAACAGTAGTGAATAACAGGCAGGATGCTGAAGCTGCTATTAGAAAAGCGAGAGAAGATGAAAATCTGGGCATTATTTTAATTACAGAACGCATTGCTGATCTTGTCAAGGATATAGTTGAAGAGTTGTTGTTTAC encodes:
- a CDS encoding V-type ATP synthase subunit F, which produces MRFYVIGDEETVIGFRLVGISGTVVNNRQDAEAAIRKAREDENLGIILITERIADLVKDIVEELLFTTAFPLILEIPDRNGPLKNRGSVRDIVKHAVGLSV